The following proteins are encoded in a genomic region of Enterocloster clostridioformis:
- the ltrA gene encoding group II intron reverse transcriptase/maturase has protein sequence MDTSSLMEQILSRDNLNAAYLQVVRNKGAAGVDGMTVEELGAYLSENGENIKEQLRTRKYKPKPVRRVEIPKPDGGTRNLGVPTAVDRFVQQAVAQVLTPIFEEQFHDHSYGFRPKRCAQQAVLKALEMMNDGHNWIVDIDLAKFFDTVDHDKLMTIFGRTIKDGDVISVVRKILVSGVMIDDEYEDTVVGTPQGGNISPLLANIMLNELDKELEARRLDFVRYADDLIIMVGSRQAAERVMKSVARFIEEKLGLKVNAEKSRVDKPKGIKYLGFGFYYDSFAKGYKARPHPKAAAKFKAQMKKYTSRSWGVGNGYKIGKLNRLIRGWINYFKIGSMKRLCAKMDGQIRYRLRMCIWKHWKTPKNREKNLIKLGLPPNAAHGISYAKGYARVCRSWNLHICISKERLAKFGLVSMEDYYAEKAVTC, from the coding sequence ATGGACACAAGCAGTCTCATGGAGCAGATATTAAGCAGGGATAATCTAAATGCGGCGTATCTGCAAGTCGTAAGGAATAAAGGAGCGGCAGGCGTGGACGGGATGACCGTTGAAGAACTTGGCGCATATCTTTCGGAAAACGGCGAAAACATTAAGGAACAGTTGCGGACGAGGAAGTATAAGCCGAAGCCAGTCCGCAGGGTGGAGATACCCAAACCCGATGGTGGTACAAGAAATCTTGGAGTGCCAACAGCAGTAGACCGCTTTGTACAGCAGGCGGTGGCACAGGTGCTTACCCCGATATTTGAGGAGCAGTTTCACGACCACAGCTATGGATTCAGACCCAAGCGGTGTGCACAGCAGGCAGTCCTTAAAGCATTGGAAATGATGAATGACGGACACAACTGGATAGTGGATATCGACCTAGCGAAATTCTTTGACACAGTAGACCATGACAAGCTGATGACGATTTTCGGACGGACAATAAAGGACGGAGATGTCATATCGGTGGTAAGAAAGATTCTGGTCAGCGGCGTAATGATTGATGATGAGTATGAAGATACGGTAGTCGGCACACCGCAGGGTGGAAATATCTCGCCGCTGTTAGCAAATATCATGTTAAATGAGCTGGACAAAGAACTGGAAGCAAGGAGGCTGGATTTCGTCCGGTATGCAGATGACCTTATTATAATGGTCGGGAGCAGACAGGCGGCAGAGCGGGTAATGAAGAGCGTGGCTCGGTTTATAGAGGAAAAGCTTGGACTGAAAGTGAACGCGGAAAAGAGCAGGGTTGATAAACCAAAGGGCATTAAGTATCTGGGGTTTGGATTTTACTATGACTCATTTGCCAAAGGGTACAAAGCCAGACCACACCCGAAAGCGGCAGCAAAGTTCAAGGCGCAGATGAAGAAATATACAAGCAGGAGCTGGGGAGTGGGCAATGGTTATAAAATTGGGAAACTCAACCGGCTTATCCGAGGGTGGATAAATTATTTCAAAATCGGAAGCATGAAAAGGCTGTGCGCAAAAATGGACGGACAGATTCGGTATCGACTGCGCATGTGCATATGGAAACACTGGAAAACGCCAAAGAACAGGGAAAAGAATCTTATCAAACTTGGTCTGCCGCCAAATGCGGCACATGGCATTTCATATGCCAAAGGATATGCCAGAGTGTGCAGAAGCTGGAATCTCCACATTTGTATCAGTAAAGAGAGACTAGCTAAGTTTGGTCTTGTATCCATGGAAGACTACTACGCCGAAAAGGCTGTTACATGTTAA
- a CDS encoding IS256 family transposase — MTEGKRNIVHQLLEEYDIQTAEDIQEALKDLLGSTLKEMMEAEMDEHLGYGRSERSDSDDYRNGYKPKRINSSFGSMDIQVPQDRKSTFEPQVVRKRQKDISGIDQKIISMYAKGMTTRQISDTLMDIYGFEASEGFISDVTDKILPQIEDWQNRPLEEVYPVVYIDAIHYSVREDGVIRKLAAYVILGLTLEGKKEVLSIQIGENESSKYWLCVLNELKNRGVKDILILCSDGLTGIKEAITAAFPKTEQQRCIVHMVRNTLKYVSDKDRKAFATDLKTIYHAANEEKALEALEKVTEKWTPKYPNSMKRWHDNWDVVSPIFKFSMEVRKVIYTTNAIESLNSTYRKLNRQRSVFPGSTALLKALYLATFEATKKWTMPIRNWGQVYGELSIMYEGRLPE, encoded by the coding sequence ATGACGGAGGGGAAAAGGAACATCGTCCATCAGCTCCTGGAAGAGTATGACATCCAGACTGCGGAGGATATCCAGGAAGCCCTCAAAGACCTGCTGGGGAGCACCCTGAAGGAGATGATGGAAGCGGAGATGGATGAGCATCTCGGCTATGGGAGGTCAGAACGGTCGGATTCGGATGATTACCGCAATGGCTACAAGCCCAAGCGGATCAACAGCAGCTTCGGGAGCATGGACATCCAGGTGCCCCAGGACAGGAAGTCCACGTTTGAACCCCAGGTGGTAAGAAAGCGCCAGAAGGACATTTCCGGCATTGACCAGAAGATCATATCCATGTATGCAAAAGGCATGACAACCCGCCAAATCTCGGATACCTTGATGGACATTTATGGTTTTGAGGCTTCGGAAGGGTTCATCTCGGACGTGACGGACAAGATACTGCCGCAGATTGAAGACTGGCAGAACCGCCCGCTGGAGGAAGTCTATCCCGTGGTCTACATCGACGCAATCCATTATTCCGTGCGGGAGGACGGGGTAATCCGCAAGCTTGCCGCCTATGTCATCCTCGGCCTTACGCTGGAAGGTAAAAAGGAAGTCCTGAGCATACAGATCGGGGAGAATGAAAGCTCCAAGTACTGGCTCTGCGTTCTGAACGAGTTGAAGAACCGCGGTGTGAAGGATATCCTCATTCTCTGCTCGGACGGGCTCACGGGCATTAAGGAAGCCATAACGGCGGCATTCCCGAAGACGGAGCAGCAGCGCTGCATCGTACATATGGTACGGAACACGCTGAAATACGTCTCCGACAAGGACCGGAAAGCATTTGCCACGGACCTGAAAACCATCTACCATGCCGCAAACGAGGAAAAGGCGCTGGAGGCGCTGGAGAAGGTGACGGAAAAGTGGACGCCAAAGTACCCCAACTCAATGAAACGCTGGCATGACAACTGGGATGTGGTATCCCCCATCTTCAAGTTTTCCATGGAGGTCAGGAAGGTGATCTATACTACCAACGCGATCGAGAGCCTCAACTCTACCTACCGGAAGCTCAACCGCCAGCGGAGCGTGTTCCCGGGCAGCACGGCGCTCTTAAAGGCTCTGTACCTGGCCACGTTCGAGGCGACGAAGAAGTGGACCATGCCCATCCGCAACTGGGGGCAGGTCTATGGGGAACTGTCCATTATGTACGAAGGCAGACTGCCGGAATAA
- the pssD gene encoding PssD/Cps14F family polysaccharide biosynthesis glycosyltransferase: MKHDRRPRLCFVSSSGGHWEQLQKLEPLAEKYEGFFVTEKTQFDETLGKYFMIQTDLKDKLMPLKMLWNGLYSVFIWIKERPDFIITTGTMVAYPFYLMAVLFHKKFIFIETFGRANMPTVAGKKMEKHTDLFIVQWETQKKFYKKAIYGGCLY, from the coding sequence ATGAAACATGATAGGAGGCCAAGGCTGTGTTTTGTATCATCTTCGGGTGGTCATTGGGAGCAGCTTCAAAAGCTGGAGCCGCTTGCTGAAAAATATGAAGGCTTTTTTGTGACAGAAAAAACACAGTTTGATGAAACGCTCGGGAAATATTTCATGATTCAAACGGATTTGAAAGATAAACTGATGCCTTTAAAAATGTTGTGGAATGGACTTTATTCGGTGTTTATCTGGATTAAGGAACGCCCGGATTTTATCATTACAACTGGAACGATGGTGGCATATCCATTTTATTTGATGGCAGTTCTTTTCCACAAGAAATTTATATTTATTGAAACTTTTGGAAGAGCGAATATGCCCACGGTAGCAGGGAAGAAAATGGAGAAACATACAGATTTATTTATAGTGCAGTGGGAAACACAGAAGAAATTTTATAAAAAAGCAATTTATGGAGGATGTCTGTACTAA
- a CDS encoding glycosyltransferase — MIFVTVGSRNYPFDRLFKKLDELYEKGVLTDPMFAQIGTSTYKPKNYEYKDFISPDEFNENISKADIVVSHGASGSIMKALNAGKKVITVTRLEKYGEHINDHQIQNNEAFSSNGYVLMADLELTNLEECFKKIYDGTDELVSWVNKDPMAIVNLIDKFIQENW; from the coding sequence ATGATATTTGTGACAGTCGGGTCGAGAAATTATCCTTTTGACCGTTTATTTAAAAAATTAGATGAGCTATATGAAAAGGGTGTGTTAACGGATCCGATGTTTGCACAGATTGGCACATCTACATATAAACCAAAGAATTATGAATATAAAGATTTTATTTCGCCGGATGAGTTCAACGAGAATATAAGTAAGGCTGATATTGTTGTGTCACACGGTGCATCTGGATCAATCATGAAAGCACTAAATGCTGGTAAAAAGGTAATAACGGTAACGAGGCTTGAAAAGTATGGTGAGCATATCAATGATCACCAGATTCAGAACAATGAAGCATTTAGCAGCAACGGGTATGTGTTGATGGCAGATTTAGAGTTAACTAATTTGGAAGAATGCTTTAAGAAAATTTATGATGGTACAGATGAACTGGTTTCGTGGGTAAATAAAGATCCAATGGCAATTGTAAATCTGATTGACAAATTTATACAGGAGAATTGGTGA
- a CDS encoding ATP-grasp fold amidoligase family protein, producing the protein MSSSRLFKKIKYAMRFIPDKIYIQIYYFAHFKKFCDLKNPKTYNEKLNWLKLHDHNPLYTTLVDKYEVKEYVAKLIGEQYIIPTLGVWDSFDEIDFDMLPEQFVLKCTHDSEGLVIIREKSKLDKVAARVKIEAALKQNFYHIGREWPYRDVPPRIIAEQYMEDHVDGELRDYKFFCFDGEPKAMFVASDRASDHVKFDYFDLDYQHLDIKQKYPHAETPLRKPKTFDQMIELSKMLSEGFPHVRVDFYEVDGHLYFGELTFYHFSGFMPFEPAKWDRTFGDWLNLSGCN; encoded by the coding sequence ATGTCGAGTAGTAGATTATTTAAGAAGATAAAGTATGCAATGCGTTTTATTCCAGATAAGATATATATTCAGATTTACTATTTCGCACATTTTAAGAAGTTCTGTGATCTGAAGAATCCGAAAACCTATAATGAGAAGTTGAACTGGCTGAAACTGCATGACCACAATCCGCTGTACACTACTTTGGTGGATAAGTATGAAGTTAAGGAATATGTAGCGAAACTCATTGGCGAGCAGTACATCATTCCGACTCTGGGCGTGTGGGACTCCTTTGATGAGATTGATTTTGACATGCTGCCAGAGCAATTCGTGTTGAAGTGCACTCATGACTCCGAAGGCCTTGTAATCATTCGGGAAAAGTCTAAGCTGGACAAGGTTGCTGCAAGGGTGAAAATCGAAGCAGCCTTGAAGCAGAACTTTTACCATATCGGGCGGGAATGGCCTTATAGGGATGTACCCCCCAGAATCATTGCCGAACAGTATATGGAGGACCATGTGGATGGGGAACTGAGGGATTATAAGTTCTTCTGTTTTGATGGAGAACCCAAGGCGATGTTTGTAGCATCCGACCGCGCATCCGACCATGTAAAGTTTGACTATTTTGATTTGGATTATCAGCATCTGGACATCAAGCAGAAGTATCCCCATGCGGAAACTCCACTTCGGAAGCCGAAGACTTTTGATCAGATGATTGAACTCTCGAAGATGCTTTCCGAGGGCTTTCCCCATGTACGGGTGGATTTCTACGAAGTGGACGGACACCTTTATTTTGGCGAGCTGACTTTCTACCATTTCAGTGGGTTTATGCCTTTTGAACCTGCAAAGTGGGATAGGACGTTTGGTGATTGGCTGAATCTTTCGGGATGCAATTGA
- a CDS encoding glycosyltransferase, translating to MKILMLITGMQSGGAERVMATLCNNLSQSHTIRLAIVKTAQSDYQLVERVQVVAGNIRNQSLLQSVLFSKKEIDTWKPDIVLSFMTKTNVIALLAKKISRWKPPIVIAERANPYHTKGVLGKVRNILCCHADGAVFQTEQAQSYYKNIIKCPSVVLRNPLNPDFKVEPFRGTRTNRIVCVGRLSEEKNQRLLVEAFAEIAQDFPDYTVEFYGDGPLKETIAQHIEELSMQGKIQLMGRKERVQDLIKDAACFVLPSNSEGMPNALLEAMALGIPSIATDCPIGGSAFIINNNENGILIPMNDKKALMAALKRCLTEKDFAAKISKNAGQIITDYDAEKVCREWENYLQKVYRGRDKK from the coding sequence ATGAAAATATTGATGCTTATTACCGGAATGCAGTCGGGTGGAGCAGAGCGTGTGATGGCAACTTTGTGTAACAATCTGTCGCAGAGTCATACGATTCGTCTGGCTATTGTGAAAACGGCTCAGTCGGATTATCAACTAGTGGAGAGAGTACAAGTTGTAGCTGGAAACATCCGAAACCAGAGCCTACTTCAGTCGGTGCTGTTCAGTAAAAAGGAAATCGACACATGGAAGCCAGATATTGTGCTGTCTTTTATGACAAAGACGAATGTCATTGCATTATTGGCAAAAAAAATATCCAGATGGAAACCTCCAATTGTGATTGCAGAAAGAGCTAATCCTTATCATACAAAGGGTGTACTTGGAAAAGTCAGAAACATTCTGTGTTGCCATGCTGACGGCGCTGTATTTCAGACGGAGCAGGCTCAGTCGTATTATAAAAATATCATCAAATGTCCCAGTGTTGTTCTGCGGAATCCATTGAATCCAGATTTTAAGGTAGAACCGTTCCGGGGTACAAGAACAAACCGAATTGTATGTGTCGGAAGACTGTCTGAGGAAAAGAATCAGCGACTGCTGGTGGAAGCTTTTGCCGAGATTGCTCAGGACTTCCCCGATTATACGGTGGAATTCTACGGCGATGGTCCCCTAAAAGAAACGATTGCACAGCATATTGAAGAACTGAGTATGCAGGGCAAAATCCAACTTATGGGTCGCAAGGAGCGTGTTCAGGATCTCATTAAGGATGCAGCGTGCTTTGTACTTCCTTCTAATTCTGAAGGAATGCCCAACGCACTACTGGAGGCTATGGCACTTGGCATTCCTAGCATTGCAACGGATTGCCCAATCGGTGGCTCAGCATTTATCATTAACAATAATGAGAATGGCATTCTGATTCCGATGAATGACAAAAAGGCTCTAATGGCAGCACTCAAAAGGTGCCTTACAGAGAAAGACTTTGCAGCAAAAATCAGCAAGAACGCAGGGCAGATTATCACAGATTATGATGCAGAAAAAGTGTGCAGAGAATGGGAGAATTACTTGCAGAAAGTTTACAGGGGGAGGGATAAGAAATGA
- a CDS encoding ATP-grasp fold amidoligase family protein translates to MIKKLLRDPIYYGIIGLGKILPDTIAADAFYLKMLFHNRMGKELNLKNPTTYNEKLQWMKLYNRNPEYTTLVDKEAVKQKVAARVGWEYIIPTLGVWDRFDDIDFNELPDQFVLKCTHDSGGLVICTDKKKLDIDEARKKINHALKRKYYLNTREWPYRDVKPRIIAEEYMVDESGYELKDYKFFVFDGEMKAMFIATDRNAVTDTCFDFFDREFNHLPFTNGHPNANHIMRKPDNYDEMIRIAEKLGKGIPQARIDLYNINGRIYFGEITFFHWSGLKPFEPEEWDYTFGSWIKIQ, encoded by the coding sequence ATGATAAAGAAATTGCTAAGAGATCCTATATATTATGGGATTATCGGACTCGGAAAAATCCTTCCTGATACCATTGCGGCAGATGCGTTTTATTTGAAAATGCTTTTCCACAACCGCATGGGAAAGGAACTGAATTTGAAAAATCCTACTACATATAATGAGAAACTGCAGTGGATGAAGTTGTATAACCGAAATCCAGAATATACAACACTTGTTGATAAAGAAGCAGTCAAGCAGAAAGTAGCTGCAAGAGTGGGGTGGGAGTACATAATTCCTACTCTTGGAGTTTGGGATCGATTTGATGATATTGATTTTAATGAACTTCCAGATCAGTTTGTACTGAAGTGCACCCATGATTCTGGTGGGCTTGTTATATGTACAGATAAGAAAAAGTTGGATATTGATGAAGCAAGAAAAAAAATAAATCATGCGCTTAAGCGTAAATATTATTTGAATACAAGGGAATGGCCATATAGAGATGTAAAGCCGCGAATCATTGCAGAAGAATACATGGTTGATGAATCTGGCTATGAATTGAAAGACTACAAGTTTTTTGTTTTTGACGGAGAGATGAAGGCAATGTTTATAGCAACAGATCGCAATGCTGTTACGGATACTTGCTTTGATTTTTTTGATCGAGAGTTTAATCATTTGCCATTTACTAATGGTCATCCAAACGCCAATCACATTATGAGGAAACCGGATAATTATGATGAAATGATTCGAATAGCGGAAAAACTTGGGAAGGGAATACCTCAGGCGAGAATCGACTTATACAATATAAATGGCAGGATTTATTTTGGTGAGATTACCTTTTTTCATTGGAGTGGATTGAAACCGTTTGAACCTGAAGAGTGGGATTATACATTCGGAAGCTGGATTAAAATACAATAA
- a CDS encoding glycosyltransferase family 2 protein, with protein MSELVSIIIPTYKGHRYVGRAIKSVQNQTYSNIEIIVVDDNGMGSEEQIKTQKVLEPFLTDERIHYVVHNVNKNGSAARNTGVRNSKGKYIALLDDDDEYLPEKIQMEVNAFSEMDDSWGMVYCSSDKNACIQKKSGDLLYDLLLHTVVIGSNSFLVRRQIWETLDGFDESFKRHQDFEFTARVAAICKIKGLNECGFIYNADIGRNKAKNIEQLKEHRAHYINKMLPLIRRFQEDEQKIIICSNSMQATSRYLKEGHPVKFIVELKRYMSQWEPRCGYLTIFRVALMKLGRRI; from the coding sequence ATGTCAGAATTGGTTAGTATCATTATTCCTACGTATAAGGGACATCGCTATGTAGGAAGAGCTATAAAGAGTGTACAGAACCAAACTTACAGTAATATAGAAATTATTGTTGTTGATGATAATGGAATGGGCTCTGAGGAGCAGATAAAGACCCAAAAGGTTCTTGAACCGTTTCTTACGGATGAACGTATTCATTATGTCGTACATAATGTAAACAAAAATGGGTCAGCAGCTAGAAACACCGGGGTTAGAAATTCAAAAGGGAAATACATTGCATTATTAGATGACGATGATGAGTATTTGCCTGAAAAAATACAGATGGAAGTGAATGCCTTTTCTGAAATGGATGATAGTTGGGGGATGGTATATTGTAGTAGTGATAAAAACGCTTGTATTCAGAAAAAAAGTGGCGATCTATTATATGACTTATTACTGCATACTGTCGTGATTGGCTCAAATTCTTTTTTGGTTAGAAGACAGATATGGGAAACACTTGATGGTTTTGATGAGTCATTCAAAAGACATCAGGATTTTGAATTTACGGCGCGGGTTGCAGCAATATGCAAAATTAAAGGTTTAAATGAATGCGGATTTATTTACAATGCGGATATTGGTAGGAATAAGGCGAAAAATATTGAACAGTTAAAGGAACATAGGGCGCACTACATCAATAAAATGCTTCCGTTAATCAGGAGATTCCAAGAAGACGAACAAAAAATAATCATATGCAGTAATTCTATGCAGGCAACATCACGGTATTTAAAAGAAGGGCATCCCGTGAAGTTTATTGTGGAGCTGAAGCGATATATGAGCCAATGGGAACCCCGATGTGGTTATTTAACCATCTTTCGAGTTGCTCTTATGAAATTAGGACGGCGTATTTAA
- a CDS encoding O-antigen ligase family protein — protein sequence MICVSRNRKRIKADAIILLLLIAMLFIFSYILNPSYRIAILELESWNAIDSVFTFSSGIFAYLFFRSFDDDEQLLKSLKPCAYILLIWALFRINSSITSGGFSRVMQNGILSQNNYDMSTGYRLLFVSLVFGLEFLKRSGIKKVWYAILAAGSAVGMLIYGSRTAAVSWVLFWVLRMLFCTSKRHDPKKVITLIAIFVMSILVTNVTFLSMVSDVLAGFGLQSRMLNTLVQQEVTLDTGRFTIWNSCLEMIKSHPFVGCGIFADRATFGIYCHQFFLEILIDFGCIIGGLLIVALIWFCIKSVLTKDNSEWKLLIVLFLSLCIVRLALSSSFWMDTNYWAMLALIVNQKEYLKKQSKFLLCC from the coding sequence TTGATTTGTGTTTCAAGAAATAGGAAAAGAATCAAAGCTGATGCAATCATACTGCTTTTATTAATTGCTATGCTGTTTATTTTCTCATATATTTTAAATCCTAGTTATAGGATAGCAATCCTTGAACTAGAAAGTTGGAATGCTATTGATTCTGTGTTCACGTTTTCAAGTGGAATATTTGCGTACTTGTTTTTTAGGTCATTTGACGATGACGAGCAATTGCTGAAATCATTGAAACCGTGCGCATATATTCTTCTTATATGGGCGTTATTTAGAATTAACTCTTCAATTACTAGCGGTGGTTTTTCGAGAGTTATGCAAAATGGTATCTTAAGTCAAAACAATTATGATATGTCCACTGGATATAGATTATTATTTGTTTCCTTGGTTTTTGGGTTGGAATTTCTCAAGCGGTCAGGGATTAAAAAGGTATGGTATGCAATTCTTGCTGCGGGCTCTGCTGTAGGTATGCTTATATATGGCTCTAGGACGGCAGCGGTTTCATGGGTTTTATTTTGGGTTTTGAGAATGCTTTTTTGTACTTCTAAAAGGCACGATCCTAAAAAAGTGATTACTTTGATAGCAATATTTGTAATGTCAATCCTTGTGACAAATGTGACATTCTTGAGCATGGTAAGTGATGTATTAGCTGGTTTTGGCCTCCAATCAAGAATGTTAAATACATTGGTTCAACAAGAAGTTACTTTGGATACGGGACGTTTTACGATATGGAACTCTTGCCTGGAAATGATAAAAAGTCATCCATTTGTGGGATGCGGTATCTTTGCCGATAGAGCTACGTTTGGAATATATTGTCATCAGTTTTTTCTTGAAATTTTAATTGATTTTGGTTGTATAATAGGTGGTTTGCTTATTGTGGCTTTAATTTGGTTTTGCATTAAATCTGTTTTAACAAAGGATAATAGTGAATGGAAATTACTGATTGTATTGTTTCTATCTTTGTGTATTGTACGTTTGGCTTTATCCTCATCTTTCTGGATGGACACAAATTATTGGGCAATGTTAGCATTAATTGTCAATCAAAAGGAATACCTAAAAAAACAAAGTAAATTTTTATTATGCTGCTGA
- a CDS encoding acyltransferase family protein, which produces MKRVDCLDVAKGIAIILVVFGHAISKDMASKSIVVSVIRTNIYWIHMPAFFAVAGILFGYNKKRYKENSVSAYIKKKSITYLIPYCTFSLFSFLVFSFIESVPALAFISEKTGYTTHSISQFIFSVITYINPVDDHLWFVYVMFLVCCLSRLLIDVDSRLMIFVMLVLNSLMCFLDTPEIVWKTIRYAMVFYIGVYWQDKDILNNIRTNKFLVALAGFVMSVIINTYFRYSVFLWYKCITYPIALIYGAYILLVLASILQNKKKIANVLKYMGNNSYPIYLMHQPFIVNGLAFILGRMHLYGVLVVSISGTIGTVVPLILNRFIVRKNPITKLLLLGNH; this is translated from the coding sequence TTGAAAAGAGTAGATTGTTTGGATGTAGCTAAAGGGATTGCCATTATACTAGTGGTATTTGGTCATGCGATAAGCAAGGATATGGCTTCGAAAAGTATAGTTGTATCTGTTATAAGAACAAACATCTATTGGATACATATGCCAGCGTTTTTTGCTGTTGCCGGTATTTTGTTCGGCTATAATAAAAAACGATATAAAGAAAATTCTGTAAGCGCATACATTAAGAAAAAGTCGATTACATATTTGATACCGTACTGCACTTTTTCACTATTCTCTTTTTTGGTATTTTCTTTTATAGAGAGTGTCCCAGCACTGGCTTTCATTTCGGAAAAAACAGGATATACAACACATTCGATTAGCCAGTTTATTTTTTCGGTAATAACATATATCAATCCTGTTGACGATCATTTGTGGTTTGTTTATGTAATGTTTCTGGTGTGCTGTCTTTCCAGGCTGCTAATTGATGTGGATAGCAGACTGATGATTTTTGTTATGCTTGTACTAAACTCACTAATGTGTTTTTTAGATACACCAGAAATAGTATGGAAAACAATCCGATATGCTATGGTTTTTTATATAGGGGTTTATTGGCAAGATAAAGATATATTAAATAATATTAGGACAAATAAGTTTTTGGTCGCTTTAGCTGGATTTGTAATGTCTGTAATTATAAACACTTATTTTCGATATAGTGTTTTTCTTTGGTATAAATGCATTACATATCCAATCGCTTTGATATATGGCGCGTATATTCTTCTGGTACTTGCCAGCATACTTCAGAATAAGAAAAAAATAGCTAATGTGTTAAAATACATGGGAAACAATTCCTATCCCATATATTTGATGCATCAACCTTTCATTGTAAATGGGTTAGCATTCATTTTGGGAAGAATGCATCTGTATGGCGTATTAGTGGTTTCAATATCTGGAACAATTGGTACGGTTGTGCCGCTAATTCTAAATCGTTTTATAGTGAGAAAAAATCCAATCACAAAATTGCTGTTACTGGGAAATCATTAA